From Verrucomicrobiota bacterium:
TGTAGTAGTAATATGGATATTGGTTGGGGGTTGCTTCAAGGGCCTTCCATTCATCTGGCATGTTGTCGTGCAACACCATATTAGCCAGAACGGTATTACTATCCGACGTCCAATTCTGTCTGGGTGAGCGAATGCGCCCTGGAAACAACAAGATGCTTCTTTCTCCCAGTCGGCTTACTTCATTAGCAACCAAGCTTCTCATAAGCTGAGGCCCCACAATATAGTGCTCCTTAGGTGTTGAAGTCTCGGATCCATCCGGGTTTATAAGATATTCCTTAAGTCTTTTATCCACCCCATCATCTATTACATATCCATATTTACTCTCATCGCTCTTATCATTAATAGCAGACATAACAATGGGAACTGGACTCCTATTTATTAAATTAAAGCTACCTGGAGAAACTCCAGCATCCTCTTCCAACCAAGACCAAGGGGCCCAGAAATCATCATGTTGCGAATTCAAATTATTGCCCTCCATAATGGCTGTAACCACTGCATCGGTGTAGCCAGCAGAATCTGCATCCTCATCAGAATATGATTGAGAACTGGCTTGGCTTCTCCAGGCTAGGGAGTTGTTGTTATTAAAATTATTGGTCCATTGTCCTATATTCGCGTTAACACCTTCTAGGGTAGTAATATCTACGCCTTGAATCAAGGAGGCCAAATCATAGCTACCAACATCGTTGCCACTGCTATCTAGTCGGTCAAATCTAACACCTGATAGATTCCCATTGGAACTCAAGGGTTTGATATTATGAGTCCATGGCACACTATTTTGGCTGTGCACTGTGTTGTAACCTGGCCCTCTAGCCAAAGACCTAGTAGTATTAAAATCTCCGTCTGTAAAGAAAACATAGGATACGTTGACATTATCACGCGCTCCTGGAAGTGCTGAAAAGAAATTCTCTACTACATTATAAGCTACTCGCATTCCCTCTTGAGCATTGGTTCTTTCCCCCAATAAATAATCTTGGCTCACATCATCTGTTGTATCCATCATATCAGAGATGACGTCTTTGAAATTCGCTCTGGGAACAAATGGGCCATTGTTTGGAAATACCACCCTTCCTATGCTAGAGAAATAAACAACACCAAAGTAGTCTTGTTCATTATCAAATTCCTGCACAAAGTTCTTAACCGATCTTATCAATGCCTCATAGCGGGGCCCATCGCCGGTATCTTCAGCTTTCATGGAGCTTGAAGCGTCTAAGACCAGCATAATAATAGATGGCCTCCGACCCACTTCCGTTTCTTGCTTGAGATTCATGTAATTAATGCCCGCAAGAGGCAAAAAGAACGTTCTGTGCTTTACTTCCGCTTTTATTCGAACACTTAGAGCGCGCACTTTCCTGTACTTTTTATAATCCAAATTGTCCCACTCATATCCTTCATAAATTGCCTCTCTCAATCCAAGTGTAGACGTATACGTGTAACCACCCCGAGCATCCCCTACGTTATCTTCTCCGTCATAGCCTCTTGTCTCGGGCCTAGGAAATAAGTTCCCACTACCGATTTTTACAGCAGCTTGCTCAGCAACATAGTAAACGGTCGCCCCATTTGAACTTACCGATTTATATTCATAATCATCTGGATCCCCGCTAAGAGCCTCCCAAGGGCCGGATACCCCCCAACCGGGGTAGTTCGCTTCCATCAAATTGGATACTATTTTTTGTTGGAGATTTACATCATCCGTAAAATTACTTCCCAACCGCAGAGCCGCACCATCTACAGCACGAACCAAGCGAGCTTCATCTATATAGTAGAGGCCAAAGTCTAGCCCCATACCTGAAAAAAGTAATATAGGCAGTAATAGAATAGCAAATAGTGCGGTGTATTGACCGCTCTGCTTTTTATGATGTATTCTCTGAGCAGTCCAATGGTTTTCTTTGCTAAATAAAGAATCTTTCATATTTTTAAATATCGTGTCAATGCCGCTTAGCTTTAACTCATTAGTATTTACTCGA
This genomic window contains:
- a CDS encoding VWA domain-containing protein: MKDSLFSKENHWTAQRIHHKKQSGQYTALFAILLLPILLFSGMGLDFGLYYIDEARLVRAVDGAALRLGSNFTDDVNLQQKIVSNLMEANYPGWGVSGPWEALSGDPDDYEYKSVSSNGATVYYVAEQAAVKIGSGNLFPRPETRGYDGEDNVGDARGGYTYTSTLGLREAIYEGYEWDNLDYKKYRKVRALSVRIKAEVKHRTFFLPLAGINYMNLKQETEVGRRPSIIMLVLDASSSMKAEDTGDGPRYEALIRSVKNFVQEFDNEQDYFGVVYFSSIGRVVFPNNGPFVPRANFKDVISDMMDTTDDVSQDYLLGERTNAQEGMRVAYNVVENFFSALPGARDNVNVSYVFFTDGDFNTTRSLARGPGYNTVHSQNSVPWTHNIKPLSSNGNLSGVRFDRLDSSGNDVGSYDLASLIQGVDITTLEGVNANIGQWTNNFNNNNSLAWRSQASSQSYSDEDADSAGYTDAVVTAIMEGNNLNSQHDDFWAPWSWLEEDAGVSPGSFNLINRSPVPIVMSAINDKSDESKYGYVIDDGVDKRLKEYLINPDGSETSTPKEHYIVGPQLMRSLVANEVSRLGERSILLFPGRIRSPRQNWTSDSNTVLANMVLHDNMPDEWKALEATPNQYPYYYYRTPLVDASIRWGSAMIEPTRDMEHQKLEFIPGSEVFNNHYIRYHQRPPVDDARFGTWDNGDREIDNIDEDSWFIATNRNRLRERARTSRSFRMEEIYPEFYFGENLASSVSGDPTEFYRWDTGAWERFSYDNIVSMAEWLIEAQCWLARRDHDATIYTVVFGNDLKNEHYSMSNMNASEPGKKLWDEQKLGVCYKAQTSTELQEVFADIASRIAVSITQ